The Girardinichthys multiradiatus isolate DD_20200921_A chromosome Y, DD_fGirMul_XY1, whole genome shotgun sequence genome has a window encoding:
- the LOC124863948 gene encoding DDB1- and CUL4-associated factor 7, producing MSLHGKRKEIYKYEAPWTVYAMNWSVRPDKRFRLALGSFVEEYNNKVQLVGLEEESSEFVCRNTFDHPYPTTKIMWIPDTKGVYPDLLATSGDYLRIWRVNETETRLECLLNNNKNSDFCAPLTSFDWNEVDPNLLGTSSIDTTCTIWGLETGQVLGRVNLVSGHVKTQLIAHDKEVYDIAFSRAGGGRDMFASVGADGSVRMFDLRHLEHSTIIYEDPQHHPLLRLCWNKQDPNYLATMAMDGMEVVILDVRVPCTPVARLNNHRACVNGIAWAPHSSCHICTAADDHQALIWDIQQMPRAIEDPILAYTAEGEINNVQWASTQPDWIAICYNNCLEILRV from the exons ATGTCTCTTCacgggaaaagaaaagaaatctacAAATACGAGGCGCCATGGACGGTCTATGCCATGAACTGGAGCGTCCGCCCGGACAAACGCTTTCGGCTGGCTCTGGGGAGCTTTGTGGAGGAATACAACAACAAG GTTCAGCTGGTTGGTCTGGAAGAAGAGAGCTcagagtttgtctgcaggaatACATTTGATCATCCTTACCCCACCACCAAGATCATGTGGATCCCAGACACCAAAGGAGTTTACCCAGACCTGCTGGCCACAAGCGGGGACTACCTGCGCATATGGAGG GTCAACGAAACAGAAACACGCCTCGAATGTCTGCTGAACAACAACAAGAACTCGGACTTCTGTGCTCCGCTCACCTCCTTTGACTGGAATGAAGTTGACCCCAATCTGCTGG GAACATCCAGCATTGACACCACCTGCACCATCTGGGGGTTGGAGACCGGTCAGGTGTTGGGACGAGTTAACCTGGTTTCTGGACATGTGAAGACCCAGCTGATTGCTCATGACAAAGAG GTTTACGACATTGCGTTCAGCCGCGCAGGAGGAGGCAGAGACATGTTCGCCTCTGTGGGCGCTGATGGATCCGTCCGCATGTTCGACCTCCGACATCTAGAGCACAGCACCATCATCTACGAAGACCCCCAGCACCACCCGCTGCTCCGCCTCTGCTGGAACAAACAGGACCCCAACTACCTGGCCACGATGGCCATGGACGGCATGGAG GTGGTGATCCTGGACGTTCGTGTGCCGTGCACTCCTGTGGCTCGGCTCAACAACCATCGCGCCTGCGTTAACGGCATCGCCTGGGCACCTCACTCCTCATGTCACATCTGCACTGCAG CCGATGACCATCAGGCTCTGATCTGGGACATCCAGCAGATGCCTCGTGCCATCGAGGACCCAATCCTGGCCTACACCGCTGAAGGAGAGATCAACAATGTACAGTGGGCCTCCACGCAGCCAGACTGGATCGCCATCTGCTACAACAACTGCCTGGAGATCTTGCGCGTCTAA
- the LOC124863781 gene encoding PAT complex subunit CCDC47, whose amino-acid sequence MRSAYLLLVPTLLLLLALPASRGRYNDDFDDGEDLADFDDNDFAEFEDTNDDLTAETETAPPPRVSSPSSQPEEDEDEATVELEDGQDGFEDSETQDQDMYSKYDQEEFEGIGDMEKTSHSMKDPLIIHTVPAHLQNSWESYYMEILMVTGLLSYIMNYIIGKNKNSRLAQAWFNSHRELLESNFALVGDDGTSKEPVSTGKLNQENEHIYNLWCSGRVCCEGMLIQLKFLKRQDLLNTVTRMMRPASDQVQIKVTLNDEDMDTFVFAVGSKKAMARLQKEMQDLSEFCNDKPKSGAKYGLPDSMAILSEMGEVTDGVMDNKMVHYITNHADKIESIHFSDQFSGPKIMQEEGQPLKLPETKKTLLFTFNVPGYGNTSPKDMDSLLPLTNMVIYSIDKVKKLRLNREGKQKADRNRARVEENFLKQTHAQRQEAAQTRREEKKRAEKERIMNEEDPERQRRLEEAAQRREQKKIEKKQMKMKQIKVKAM is encoded by the exons ATGCGAAGTGCGTATCTCCTCCTGGTACCCACACTCCTGCTCCTCCTGGCCCTTCCTGCCTCAAGAGGACGTTACAATGACGACTTTGACGACGGGGAGGACCTGGCGGACTTCGATGACAACGACTTTGCTGAGTTTGAGGACACGAATGACGATTTAACCGCTGAGACAGAGACAGCCCCGCCGCCACGTGTCTCATCACCTTCATCGCAGCCTGAAGAGGACGAAGATGAAGCCACTGTGGAGCTAGAAGATGGTCAAGATGGTTTTGAGGACTCCGAGACTCAA GATCAAGATATGTACAGCAAATATGACCAGGAGGAGTTTGAGGGAATTGGAGACATGGAGAAGACGAGCCACTCCATGAAGGACCCCCTCATAATCCACACG GTCCCTGCACATCTTCAGAACAGCTGGGAAAGTTACTACATGGAGATCCTGATGGTGACAGGGTTACTGTCCTACATCATGAACTACATCATAGGCAAGAACAAGAACAGCCGGCTTGCTCAGGCCTGGTTTAACTCCCATAGAGAACTTCTAGAGAGTAACTTTGCACTCGTGG GTGATGATGGCACCAGTAAAGAACCTGTGAGCACTGGGAAGCTGAACCAGGAGAACGAACACATCTATAACCTGTGGTGCTCTGGGCGTGTGTGCTGTGAAGGCATGCTGATTCAACTCAAG TTCTTGAAGAGGCAGGACCTTCTGAACACTGTGACCAGGATGATGAGGCCTGCCAGTGACCAAGTG CAAATCAAAGTGACTCTTAATGATGAGGACATGGACACTTTCGTCTTTGCTGTGGGTTCCAAGAAGGCCATGGCTCGGCTGCAGAAGGAGATGCAGGACTTG agtgAGTTCTGCAACGACAAGCCAAAGTCGGGAGCAAAATATGGGCTTCCAGACTCTATGGCAATCCTGAGTGAGATGGGTGAAGTCACAGATGGTGTGATGGATAACAAG atggtaCACTACATTACCAACCATGCTGACAAGATCGAGTCGATCCATTTCTCGGATCAGTTTTCTGGTCCAAAAATTATGCAAGA ggAGGGTCAGCCGTTAAAGTTGCCTGAGACCAAGAAAACGCTACTGTTTACATTTAATG TGCCTGGCTATGGCAATACATCTCCCAAAGACATGGACTCCCTGCTTCCTCTCACGAACATGGTGATCTACAGCATCGATAAAGTCAAAAAGCTCCGGCTGAACAGAGAG GGCAAGCAAAAAGCAGACAGAAACCGGGCTCGTGTGGAGGAGAACTTCTTGAAGCAGACCCACGCTCAGCGTCAGGAAGCAGCCCAGACACGCAGAGAGGAGAAGAAGAGGGCTGAGAAGGAGAGGATCATGAATGAAGAGGATCCTGAGAGACAACGTCGTCTGGAG GAAGCAGCACAGCGGCGTGAGCAGAAGAAGATTGAGAAGAAGCAGATGAAGATGAAGCAGATCAAAGTGAAAGCCATGTGA